In Physeter macrocephalus isolate SW-GA unplaced genomic scaffold, ASM283717v5 random_659, whole genome shotgun sequence, a genomic segment contains:
- the RASSF7 gene encoding ras association domain-containing protein 7 — MLSGLAAMELKVWVDGIQRVVCGVSEQTTCQEVVIALAQAIGQTGRFVLVQRLREKERQLLPQECPVGAQATCGQFASDVQFVLRRTGPSLAGRPSSDSCPPPERCPIRASLPPKPRPALDREPCRALTFSLGFPGLAPGPVPPEPMGPAAPIPGCCADLQGLEQRVRRNAAELGQEAFWEQELRRERAREREGQARLQALSAATAEHAARLQALDAQTRALEAELLVAAEAPGPPSPTASVAERLRQDLAAQERQSVEVQGSLALVGRALEAAEHALQAQAQELEELNRELRQCNLQQFIQQTGAALSPPPRPDGAPPGTQDLLPPSREEPLPGAPQSPALVSCLSPEITPMTQNSWR; from the exons ATGCTCTCAGGGCTGGCGGCCATGGAGCTGAAGGTGTGGGTGGATGGCATCCAGCGTGTGGTCTGTGGGGTTTCAGAGCAGACCACCTGTCAGGAAGTGGTCATCGCACTGGCCCAAGCGATAG GCCAGACAGGCCGCTTTGTGCTTGTGCAGCGTCTCAGAGAGAAGGAACGGCAGCTGCTACCCCAGGAGTGTCCAGTGGGTGCCCAGGCGACCTGTGGACAGTTTGCCAGCGATGTCCAGTTTGTCCTGAGGCGGACAGGACCCAGCCTCGCTGGGAGGCCCTCCTCGGACAGCTGCCCTCCCCCTGAGCGCTGCCCAATCCGAGCTAGCCTTCCCCCAAAGCCTCGACCAGCACTGGACCGTGAGCCCTGCAGAGCACTGACCttcagcctgggcttccctgggctggcCCCCGGCCCTGTGCCACCCGAGCCCATGGGTCCCGCAGCACCAATACCGGGCTGCTGCGCCGACCTGCAGGGCTTGGAGCAAAGGGTGCGCAGGAACGCAGCGGAGCTGGGCCAGGAGGCCTTCTGGGAGCAGGAGCTGCGGCGGGAGCGGGCCCGGGAGCGCGAGGGGCAGGCCCGCCTGCAGGCGCTGAGCGCGGCCACGGCCGAGCATGCCGCTCGGCTGCAGGCCCTGGACGCCCAGACCCGCGCCCTGGAGGCCGAGTTACTTGTGGCCGCAGAGGCCCCTGGGCCCCCCTCGCCCACAGCGTCTGTCGCAGAACGCCTGCGCCAGGACCTGGCCGCCCAGGAGCGGCAGAGTGTGGAGGTGCAGGGCAGCCTTgccctggtgggcagggctctgGAGGCTGCTGAGCACGCCCTGCAG GCCCAggcccaggagctggaggagctgaACCGCGAGCTGCGTCAGTGTAACCTGCAGCAGTTCATCCAGCAGACGGGGGCTGCGCTGTCCCCACCCCCACGGCCGGACGGGGCCCCCCCTGGCACGCAG GATCTTCTGCCTCCGTCCAGAGAAgagcccctcccgggagcccccCAGAGTCCAGCCCTAGTGTCCTGCCTGAGCCCAGAGA TCACCCCCATGACGCAGAACTCCTGG